Proteins encoded by one window of Lathyrus oleraceus cultivar Zhongwan6 chromosome 1, CAAS_Psat_ZW6_1.0, whole genome shotgun sequence:
- the LOC127100927 gene encoding uncharacterized protein LOC127100927 — translation MGKASDFKSKEDWVAFNVVLALILYGIVLFPNIDDFVDMTAIRIFLLKNPIPTLLADVYHSIHWRNEKKGGMIQCCAPLLYKWFLSHLPSEGPFVQNKDNLKWSKKIMSLTANDITWYSRVYDDVDIIIKCGNFHNVPLIGTRGCINYNPELAMRQLGFPMNDKPEDKLLEGFLLGEGVKEFDLVKRIGLVARGPYTSLVQARASQDKLPYPYEPPMHTNPPEPTHVTMEEAKELKVVIQSLEKENKELRLNLLRITEERDNHKWELGRKKTQLQANVERTDKEEYKRKRVKQGLDQVESYLNTVKSQLKEAERDCREKEKWWNLATKQKKEIRETLEAEIANLSVSLCESKEREE, via the coding sequence ATGGGAAAAGCTTCAGACTTCAAAAGTAAAGAAGATTGGGTCGCTTTCAATGTTGTGTTAGCCTTGATactctatgggattgtcttgttcccgaacATTGATGACTTCGTGGACATGACTGCTATACGCATTTTCTTGCTCAAGAATCCCATTCCCACCTTGCTTGCAGATGTTTATCACTCCATTCATTGGAGAAATGAGAAGAAGGGGGGGATGATCCAGTGTTGCGCTCCTTTACTGTATAAATGGTTCTTATCTCACTTACCAAGCGAAGGGCCTTTTGTTCAGAACAAGGATAACCTCAAGTGGTCTAAAAAAATCATGTCTCTCACTGCCAATGACATCACCTGGTACTCTCGTGTTTATGATGATGTGGACATAATCATCAAATGTGGCAACTTCcataatgtgccactcataggaactcgaggttgcatcaattacaatcctgAGCTTGCTATGCGACAACTTGGGTTTCCTATGAATGACAAACCAGAAGACAAGTTGTTAGAAGGTTTCTTGCTGGGAGAAGGAGTGAAGGAGTTTGATCTGGTGAAGAGGATAGGTCTGGTTGCTAGAGGGCCATATACAAGTTTAGTCCAAGCCAGAGCTTCTCAAGACAAACTACCTTACCCTTATGAGCCTCCAATGCATACAAATCCTCCAGAACCTACTCACGTCACTATGGAGGAAGCTAAAGAGCTTAAAGTTGTCATCCAAAGTTTGGAAAAAGAGAATAAAGAGCTACGGTTGAACCTTCTCCGGATTACTGAAGAAAGGGATAATCATAAGTGGGAGCTTGGGCGGAAGAAAAcacaacttcaagcaaatgtagAAAGGACTGATAAGGAGGAATATAAGAGAAAAAGAGTCAAACAAGGGTTAGATCAGGTTGAGAGCTACTTGAATACCGTCAAAAGCCAACTGAAAGAGGCTGAGAGGGATTGTCGTGAGAAAGAGAAATGGTGGAACCTCGCCACAAAACAAAAGAAGGAGATAAGAGAGACGCTTGAGGCTGAGATAGCCAACCTCAGTGTTTCACTCTGTGAATCAAAAGAAAGGGAAGAATGA
- the LOC127100938 gene encoding uncharacterized protein LOC127100938: MSYTQLLPYLIQNVTVVPRALPPMPKPHKPWYDENARCAFHANSEGHTTENCKVFRLRVQELIDQKILSFADVPNVGNNPLPKHDSSSVNAIESSTDDGLIKDVFKLKTLLTVVHARLMEAELMNGVHDSCVVCSSNPDQCGEFKIYLQRLMDQRVIQFTRAKIDEEVAMIVPVFDQERLPKPFVVPYQRNVDLDPVKKIEPMVIHVPAPFSFDSTKVVPWNYEPVVYVGNKPVILKEPDVTNIAGASGVTQSGRVFAPEVIPNKESAPTVEPTSGKEVNPPEAGEGSSKKAVTVEEDREFLKIIKKKDINVIQFDNVVANLNASSCLMFTDDDLPPNGREHTMALHISIQCTNVTLARVLVDTGSSLNVLPKTTLAQLNIEGVQMRPSALIVKAFDGSKQTVIGEIDLPILIGPQNFRITFQGVMTSWKSVKVAIEDGYLGSWGTVIELPEKKDKCGLGYQPPIELFKDQKIHQGKVPSIQEIFSKVGFRSDDQVNALEDEDLDLSKMVFCGPPDAALTN; the protein is encoded by the exons ATGAGTTACACTCAATTGCTACCGTATCTGATTCAGAATGTTACTGTCGTGCCAAGGGCATTACCTCCAATGCCGAAGCCGCATAAGCCTTggtatgatgagaatgctagatGTGCCTTTCATGCTAATTCAGAGGGTCATACAACAGAGAATTGCAAGGTGTTCAGGCTTCGGGTCCAAGAGTTGATAGATCAGAAAATTTTGTCTTTTGCTGATGTTCCAAATGTAGGGAACAATCCTTTGCCTAAACATGATAGTTCAAGTGTCAATGCTATAGAAAGTTCAACTGATGATGGATTGATAAAGGATGTGTTCAAGTTGAAGACTCTTTTAACAGTGGTACATGCTAGATTGATGGAAGCAGAATTGATGAATGGAGTACATGATAGTTGTGTGGTGTGTTCGTCCAACCCTGATCAGTGTGGTGAATTCAAAATTTATCTTCAACGTTTGATGGATCAGCGGGTTATTCAGTTCACTAGAGCAAAGATTGATGAGGAAGTTGCTATGATTGTGCCTGTGTTTGATCAAGAGAGGCTTCCCAAGCCTTTTGTGGTCCCTTATCAGAGAAATGTTGACCTAGATCCAGTGAAAAAGATTGAGCCCATGGTTATCCATGTTCCCGCTCCATTCTCATTTGACAGTACCAAAGTCGTGCCTTGGAACTATGAGCCTGTAGTTTATGTGGGTAACAAACCAGTAATCTTGAAAGAGCCAGATGTGACTAACATCGCTGGAGCTAGTGGTGTGACTCAAAGTGGAAGGGTTTTCGCTCCTGAAGTGATCCCAAACAAAGAAAGTGCACCAACAGTTGAACCAACAAGTGGGAAAGAGGTGAATCCTCCAGAAGCAGGAGAAGGCTCATCTAAGAAAGCAGTGACTGTTGAAGAGGATAGGGAATTCTTGaagatcatcaagaaga AAGATATCAATGTTATTCAGTTTGATAATGTGGTTGCTAATCTCAATGCTAGTAGTTGTTTGATGTTCACTGATGATGATTTACCCCCTAATGGGCGAGAACATACTATGGCGCTTCACATCTCCATTCAATGTACAAATGTCACTTTGGCTCGAGTACTGGTAGATACAGGTTCATCCTTGAACGTGTTACCTAAGACTACCCTGGCACAATTGAATATTGAAGGGGTGCAGATGAGACCCAGTGCTTtgatagtgaaagcttttgatgggtctaagCAAACAGTTATTGGGGAGATTGACCTCCCAATCCTGATTGGCCCTCAAAATTTCCGTATTACcttccaa GGGGTCATGACCTCGTGGAAGAGTGTGAAAGTTGCAATTGAAGATGGTTACCTTGGAAGTTGGGGCACAGTGATTGAATTACCAGAGAAGAAAGACAAGTGTGGGTTAGGATATCAGCCGCCTATTGAACTTTTCAAAGATCAGAAGATACATCAGGGGAAGGTTCCTAGCATCCAGGAAATATTCTCCAAAGTTGGTTTCCGAAGTGATGatcaagtgaatgctcttgaagatgaagatctAGATTTGTCCAAGATGGTGTTTTGTGGACCTCCGGATGCCGCTCTCACTAACTAG